caagtcaaaaacacgaatttatagaaatctagagtttttagaaagttacccaaacttgatgaaattggtatcaaaatgtagaggatgaagagaggatcacgaaaatgtaatttgttttgaagtttgcttccaatcccgaatttagatgatgattttatgaagttggggtttgtgttcaaaaatgggaagtagagagaaagggaaggatgaaggtgggtggtgataatgaatggatgagatggggtttgactagttgacctagtcactagttaggcccctttgcaactttggtccctcgagtttcaaagcgggtgcgggaattaaccaaacgaatattttaaaaactctcgtgtaaacgggtgacgttaaaattaaatatttagggatattaattaaaaaaaaaagacggtgttaaaataaatttaacggaaaaacgcgggatgttacatcaatcacaacacaaacacaaacggttttccaaacaaaaataatatataaagcGAGAAAAGTAACTTCCGTAAGGGTAAACCCCTACGAAAAGATCGAACAATCAAAAGTTTAAACCAAATACCCAACTAGGCTAACcgctccccagcagcggcgccaagaaagtgatgatgatgatggtgtgcaacgtacatcttttaccctcaaaaatttatatatgattcaaacactacaaataagcacacacaactaacgagcacttagaacccaattattatagcacttcaatgtaagtattcttatcaagttcatccAAGAGAGCAGTGTAAGttgaatatttgaaactatcaattttcctagggtttgtttgattaggGGGTTTTGATTGATTGTAATTAACAACTATAACTTTcgcaattaaacaaacttaaacttaataagtaaactagaagcaagtaacaagtaacgaagtattaagacttaaatcaaattaactaagaagtgttcacttatctaatcctctttatgcttggcttgccccattTTGCCCAAATTACTatcgcactagttgttgaactattaaatgtttaacatcactactaaacctcaaatcaaataacactccgcgaattcacaatagcattgtatcctaagatcgagttaagcatgatttggtcattgagattgagcttgggttgaaatcacttaaaacccccaactatcgaaatcacttaagataatcggcactactatgttgactaaaggccaattgaaaaccaacctagatcaagaacacaatcaattgcaattcctaagctagttttctagatcactcaaggtgttgaagcacacattgattcacttctcaaattattaagagagctactcaacatatgaatcaaagtcaagcctaaaacaaactcataggaatggatctttagctaactcaacaacacatgatcatgtaattcattcaaacaacaatattcaattgattttggggcaaactctagcattagagattcatagataagcaaacacaagagatttagtcaatcatggctaagatcaaactaataataagcaaagaaacataaacaatcatcatcttcaagttattacaagtaattaatGCAAAGTATGTAAAGTAAATTGAAGATTAGAACcaaaaatgtaaagaagatgaagatctaagctaaacaatgatagatcttgagctagcttccttgaatctaCCATTAAAcactaatggatgatgaaattagggttttgtatgtgaaattcggacctaagatagctgctctctaaagatgcatatgataaatgacctaatcttgttccttttatagtgctgaaaatctgggatgaaacagcgacaggagcgccgcttttggctcaggagcggcgcttttggcttaagtgaagagcggcgcttttgatcagAAACGCCGCTTTTGGCTCAAATCAGGGGCGACGCTTTTATtgtaggagcgacgcttttggctggATAGGAGCGGTGCTCTTGGCTTTAGGAATGGCGCTGTtgctcactgatgaaaaatggagcTGAAATGTGCATAAGAACGTCGCTTTTGCAGTTGGTGCGGCGCTTTTGCTCCATAGGATCGGCGCTCTTagttgaggagcggcgctttttgaGCTGATTCCGCACTTTCCAATTCCTTAGCCACTTTTGctcaagatttggtcaattttacaccaaatcaagtcctTAGCCCCCAATTTACCAATTAGCTCAATAGAGCACAAAATAGGCTCAAAGATAGTCAAAAATCGAACAAAGCGAGTaagatatcgcgagataaaacatatataaatggagaGATATcaaagagcaatccgttccgatttctaaaaatccatttaattgaacggtcaacgtcaattgatgggtcaaaatcgaatttggtaaccaaagtcggtcaaagtaaaaaacaattactattttaacataaatttaaactagaactttatagttttgaagcaaaatgaacaattttaaacaattatgttaaagtttttttttatatttatgattttttactatatttacacataattttaaaaatttaatatttcaatgtatacagtacaatccgattaatccccgattaatctccgaattgccgattaatctttccaaagtcccgaccgattaatccccgaatagcgaattttgcaaccttggtagTGTGTGTATGCCTGGTACTCGGATTATTATCGGGTGGAATCCTTCTATTGTTAATATTATGGTTCTTGATGTTTCTGATCAAGCGATTCATTGTCAGGTGCAATCGCtttatgatgacggtatgttctttgTTTTGTTTATATGTGCAGTTAACAAGTATATGCAGCGATGTCCCCTCTAGAGGGAACTAAATATGCATAGCTCCTTTACTGGTTTCAACGCTTGGGTTATGTTGGGTGACTTTAATGCCTCGCTAAGCATGGAAGAATCATTCACGGGATCTTCAGGAGCCTCTATCTCTATACGAGAATTTAAGGAGTGTGTTGATGCAATTCGTATGGTGGATGTTAATCACTCGGGATTTCGATTTACATGGAACCAAAATCCTTCTTCTGATTCGGGGATTTTGAGAAAGTTGGATAGAGTAATGGCTAACGATTCTTTTATTGACAAATTTGTTAACGCTTATGTGATCTTCCAGGCTTATAGAATTTCAGACCGCTGTTCGGCTGTTCTTAAGATCCCGATCGGTGTAGAATCAAAGCATAAATCTTTCAAATTCAGCAATTATGTTGCAGATGACATCGAATTTGAGGATACAATCAAAGAAGGTTGGAATGTGCAAGTTGAAGGGCATATGATGTTTAAGGTGGTTAAACGAATGCGCATGCTTAAGAAGCCTATTAGAAAACTTATGTGGAAGAAAGGGAACTTGCATCAGAATGTTATAGACATGCGAAAGAATTTGGATGAAGCTAAAAAATGGTTAGATGATAACCCTCATGACTCTGATGCTCGACATAATGAATCGGAAGTGCTTAGAAAGTTCAACCAAGTCGTTTTGGAAGAGGAATGTTTTTTGAAACAAAAGGCTAAAGTTGAGTGGTTACGGGTCGATGATAATAACTCAAGATACTTCCATAAGGTTATTCGCGGGAGAATTCATCGTACTCGTATTTAGTCTGTTGAAAATCACCTTGGAAATATAATTAAAGTAGCCCAGGTCCCGAATATTGTTGTTGATAATTTCAATAATTTCCCTGGAACTGATTCAGATTGTACAGGGATTCAAGACCCGGAGAGCTTGTTTACTAAACAAATTGGTACAGACAAAGCTGCAGATATCATTCGAATGGTGTCTGACCAAGAGGTAAAGTCTGCTATGTTCGGGATTGGGGAGAGTAAATCTCCGGGTCCCGATGGTTACTCTTCGGTGTTTTTCAAAAGAGCTTGGAATGTTATTGGTGAAGATGTATGCATTCCTATTAGAGATTTTTTCAATAACGGAAGATTGCTTTCTGAGTTGAACCACACTTTGATAATCTTGATCCCAAAGTCCATTTGCCAACTAAGGTTTCTGACTTCAGGCTCATTTCATGTTGCAATGTCCTTTACAAGTGCATTAGCAAAATTATTACGAATCGGATTAAATCTAGCCTGGAAGATGTGGTGAATCTAAACCAATCAGCGTTTATCCTCGGAAGAAGAATCACTGAAAACATTCTTCTTACTCAAGAAATTATAAAGAACTATCATCGTGATAAGGGTGTCAGAAGATGTGCGTTTAAAGTTGATATTCAGAAAGCGTATGACACAGTGAACTGGAACTTTCTTAAAGCAGCTCGAAAAGGTTTCGGGTTCCCTCATGTGATGATTAAATGGATTATAAGATGTGTTTCTTCTACATCTTTTTCTATTAACATTAACGGGGAGAGTCACGGTTATTTTAAAGGTAAAAGAGGGTTACAGGAAGGGGATCCGATGTCTCCCTACTTGTTCACGTTGGTTATGGAGGTCCTTTTTTTGATGATGAAAAAGAGGGTAGCTCATATTGGGGACTTTATGTTTCATCCTAAGTGCGAACAACTTGAGATTATTAATTTGTGCTTTGTTGACAATCTCTTCTTATTTTGTCAAGCATATGTTAATTCGGTTAAAGTTATTAAAGATGCCTTAGATGAGTTCAAGAATTGTTCTGGGTTAACGCCTAGTCTTCCAAAAAGCACTGCTTTTTTCGCCAACGTGCCTAGCTTATTAAAGGCGCATATTCTGGAGGTGTTACCTTTTGATGAAGGTGTTCTTCCGTTTCGATATCTTGGGGTCCCTTTAGTATCTTCCCGGTTATTCTATCGCGACTGCAAGATCTTGGTGGAGAGAGTAAAGAAAAAGGTAGAAGATTGGAAAAACAAATTTCTATCATTTGCTGGGCGTGTTCAGTTAATTATATATGTTTTAACGACAATGCACGTTTATTGGTCTTCGGTGTTCATTTTACCAGATGCTATCATTAAAGATATCAAAAAGATTTTACGGGAATTTTTATGGTGTCAAGGTGAAATGAAACGGGGTAAGGCGAAAGTAAAATGGGATGACTTATGTCTTCCTAAGGATGAAGGTGGTTTGGGTATCAAACGTCTTAAATATTGGAATATTGGGCTCATGGCTACTCATGTCTGGCGAATTTTGAATCATAAGGAGTCGTTGTGGGTGAAGTGGATTCATTCATACCACTTACGCAATAAGTCGTTTTGGGATGCCCCAATAAAGCCAGATTCTAGTTGGAGTTGGAGAAAGATTCTACAAACTAGAAATGTCATTCACAAACATTTTTTTGCGAGCTTGGAAATGGTCAAAATACGCTAGCATGGTTTGATGTGTGGAATGACGTTTGCCCTCTTATAAATATTATCTCATGGCGTGATTTAAATGGTGCAGGGTTTAGTGCTTATGATTCTGTTAGTGACATAATGTTGGATGGTCAATGGAAGTGGCACATCTTATGGTATCAAAAATATCCAAGTCTGCTGCAAATTGATGTGCCTCAACTTTTATATTCTGATGATAGAATTAAATGGAAAAGAGTTGATGGTTCTCTTCATGAGTTTTCAGTGGCAAATGCATTAAGGTTAATTGGTTTCGAGTTGTATGGTTTTCAAAATGCATTCCTCGTAATGCATTCATTGCTTGGTTGTTAATGAGGGAAACATTAAAAATTCAAGATAAAATGAAAGATTGGGATATATACAATAATCAAGTGTTGCTTTGCTCGTTTTGCAAGTCGTGCGCTGATTCTCAAGCCCATCTATTTTTTGCTTGTACGTATACTTGCTTGGTCTGGCAGAAGGCTATCCCTTTGACATTCATTAATGACCGGAGTAACAATTGGTCGGGTATTACAAATGAGTTAGCTAATGGATCAGTCTCGAGTGCTTCTGTGGTGGTCTCGAAACTTATGTTTGCTGCTACCATGTACTTTATTTGGCAAGAACGTAATATCATGATCTTTAAAGGGAAAATGCGATCGATATACAGGTTATTTGAAGATATCTTTTCTACTGTTCGGTTGAAGCTTATGTCGGTGAGATTCAAGGATTCTCGGCAAGTGAAGCAGCGGAAGATTGCTTGGAAGTTGGATTAATAGCGTTTGGTTCTTTTGTGGTTTTGTATGCTTTAGCTCAAAATAGGCTTTAGCGTACATGTTTTCTTGTAGCTATATGGTTCTTTTTTATAGCTCCAGTGCTTCCTTGTAACActtattcttttattatttttaataaaagctTCGCCGGGGTAAccatttacccaaaaaaaaaaattataagggttgTAACATGCCAatttgatgatgtcataaatatatCTTTTGAAAGTCACGATGACCAGTTGAATGTTAGTTGCAATATTTCTATTTTGAGCGTCTTTGAATTTGTTGTGAATCTCTGCATGTACATtgaatcatttttttattttttctcatAGAAGAATAAATAAAGTATAATAATTTGAGTTTTAAAAGTACATGTACATTAAAATAACTTTCAACTGTAGGGATGACAATGGGCGGAAAAAAACCCATAACCCGCGGGTACCCGTGCCCGTGACGGGCGGGTATTTATGAAAAAATGTACCCGCGGGCACGGTTCGGGTAAAATTTTTTACCCGTTGGCAGGTCGCGGGTATTTcatacccgtcgcgggtaaaacccaACCCGTGAATCTGTGATGCCTGTTTGAGCTACCCGCGGGTATACCCATTTACCCGCATACACatacttaattatatattatataaattaactttttaatgtatttttataattattcgtgGGTAAAACCCGCGGGTAATGGGTATCCGTTACTAAAAATTGATTAAAGAGTACATTTTGTAAACCCGCGAGTACCCGCGGGTACCCGCGGTTACCCGCGGGTTGCGAGTACGGGCATAAAAGTTTACCCGGTGGCGGGTAAACGGGTACCCGCGGGTAAAAAAATCGTGACGGGCGGGTCGTGGGTACTAAGGACCCGTGCTC
This window of the Rutidosis leptorrhynchoides isolate AG116_Rl617_1_P2 chromosome 7, CSIRO_AGI_Rlap_v1, whole genome shotgun sequence genome carries:
- the LOC139859205 gene encoding uncharacterized protein, coding for MHSSFTGFNAWVMLGDFNASLSMEESFTGSSGASISIREFKECVDAIRMVDVNHSGFRFTWNQNPSSDSGILRKLDRVMANDSFIDKFVNAYVIFQAYRISDRCSAVLKIPIGVESKHKSFKFSNYVADDIEFEDTIKEGWNVQVEGHMMFKVVKRMRMLKKPIRKLMWKKGNLHQNVIDMRKNLDEAKKWLDDNPHDSDARHNESEVLRKFNQVVLEEECFLKQKAKVEWLRVDDNNSRYFHKVIRGRIHRTHCTGIQDPESLFTKQIGTDKAADIIRMVSDQEVKSAMFGIGESKSPGPDGYSSVFFKRAWNVIGEDVCIPIRDFFNNGRLLSELNHTLIILIPKSICQLSLEDVVNLNQSAFILGRRITENILLTQEIIKNYHRDKGVRRCAFKVDIQKAYDTVNWNFLKAARKGFGFPHVMIKWIIRCVSSTSFSININGESHGYFKGKRGLQEGDPMSPYLFTLVMEVLFLMMKKRVAHIGDFMFHPKCEQLEIINLCFVDNLFLFCQAYVNSVKVIKDALDEFKNCSGLTPSLPKSTAFFANVPSLLKAHILEVLPFDEGVLPFRYLGVPLVSSRLFYRDCKILVERVKKKVEDWKNKFLSFAGRVQLIIYVLTTMHVYWSSVFILPDAIIKDIKKILREFLWCQGEMKRGKAKVKWDDLCLPKDEGGLGIKRLKYWNIGLMATHVWRILNHKESLWVKWIHSYHLRNKSFWDAPIKPDSSWRFSAYDSVSDIMLDGQWKWHILWYQKYPSLLQIDVPQLLYSDDRIKWKRVDGSLHEFSVANALRLIGFELYGFQNAFLKAIPLTFINDRSNNWSGITNELANGSVSSASVVVSKLMFAATMYFIWQERNIMIFKGKMRSIYRLFEDIFSTVRLKLMSVRFKDSRQVKQRKIAWKLD